The Colius striatus isolate bColStr4 chromosome 9, bColStr4.1.hap1, whole genome shotgun sequence genome contains the following window.
CAGAAAAATTTGACTACGTAAGTTAATGTTCCTTTTCAAGCTAAATTCAGTGTTAAAAATGCCAAGATGGTAAGGGAATTGCAAATGAAATTTTAGAACGTCAaatgttttgcctttttatCTGTACTTGATTGTTTAAACATGTAATGATTTACATTGCATTTGTAAAATTGTGGTACAAGGTTTAGGGTAAGTCTGGGTTGAAAGTTGATTACTTTAACTTTTTGATGTCTGAAAATGTTAGCGTGCTTTTCCCCCCTTCCTGTCTTGTCTCTAACAGGTGATGCAATTCATGAATAAAATGGCCGGTAATGAGTATGTTGGATTCAGTAATGCTACgtaagtattttttatttacttaatGAAATTAGGTGGAAAATGTTTCAGCTGATAGAGGACATAGTGAATTTATGGCAAAGTTTAGTTATTTACACTAAAGCCATAATTTAATGTCTAATCTTTGAGGATGTCTTTGACTTAAAATTTATGAGAACTGAAGTTGTTCGTGTTTCTGACATTGGTGTGGCTAAATCTCACCTAAAAGTGTTGGTTACCTCTTTGAAATTTCGTTATGCCTTAGTGCTCTGTAGATGCTATGGTAGTCACAGCTGTAAGAGCAACTCTTAGCTTTCTGGCAttcattttagaaattaaaCTCTGCATGTTGATGGCTATATATCACgtatttaaaaagcaatattttataCAGTGGAGACTCtttatgctttttaattttgcaAATTTATATTATTGTTATAAAACAGTTCCCCTCACTAACTCAATGTATAGCATTCCAAAAATCTTGAGAGCTTTTCAAGGCAGCACTGGGAAAATCACAAAGGTTGCTAGTTGGCATGCAAATACAGAGGAGCGGAATGAGAACTCACgtttttcctgtgctttgttAACATAAAACTGGTTACCACAGAAGGAACCAGACTGGAGAAAATTACCTAACCTGATATCATCCAGATTCCTCCTTTAGATTTCATCCTCTACTTAATCGTCAAGATAAACAGTGCAGCCAGCAGTCTGGTCCTTAGCTGACCTGCAATTTGATCCTCACATTGCTATCTAGTTTGGCCAGCACTGACAGTGAATGACCCTTTCACTGCAGCTAGGTATGGGATGTTTTTGCCTTTTAGAAACACTTCCAAGAGCAGGATCTTACACTTCGTTGTGCTATTGCCAAGTCGGCTTGTGTGTATGCAATTAGCCAGTATAGTATGTATTTGGGTCTCGAAGCTAATTCACTTCCAACTGGGAGTGCTGGGATGTGCTTCTGTGGCAACTGCCGTCTCATCAGTTGAACCTTTGTGTTAAGAAGTAATGTATCCTTTACATACAGTTTAATTGAGTTACGTTTTGTGTCACTGAAGTTCAGTAGTAGGGTTTTTCCCCATGttgtcttttatttatttattttattattttatttgaagGTTCCAATCCGAAAGAGAGAGTGGAGATAGAAACTTTGCAATCGGCTattacttgaaagaaaaaaaggttgatTTCTTGTTTGTTGTATTTTGAAGGCTATGTTACGGGTTTTTTGTAGTCTATGAAGaattttaattcatttcatGAACAGTATGTCATACATTATTCTAATACTGTATATGTTTTCATACTGTTACTCAAAGTGCTGTCATTTAGAAAGTGTGGTGCTTACATTGTTCTAATAGAACACCTGTAATCTTTATGATACCCATGATAATTTGGTTTCTTTGTTGTAAAATGCATAATCTCTGCTGTGTAGATAACTTTATAAAACTAGATGTGTTTTACTATGCTGATTTACAGATGTTGAAAGctgtactgaaaaatattttaatacataGCTTATTGACTTCACTGAACCATTAATTTGAAATCCCACATGATTTAATATTTGTActtgttatattttaaaatctaccTAATGCTTAGGATACTGACAAGAATATAGCTTAATTTATGTCTCTAAAAGTGATACTTTAACCTAAAGActctctttgtttttattcctcAGTGCTTTCCTGAAGGCACAGATATGGTTGCTATACTAGACTTCTATTTTCAGGTAACTGACTTTAAAATCGAGACTCATTACTGTCTTAGAATTACTATTATAAGCAGTAGAAGCGGATTTGTTCATAGATACAAAGGCTTTAATGGCTTACAGTTAAACTTGTCAGCTTTTTTCCCACTCTGGAAATAAATATTGTACATTTGATGTATCcagatttgcttttgtttaggTGATGTACTTATTGCTGATGCAAACTAGCAGTAGTTTTTAAAACGGTAATAGTTAGGACTTTAAAATGTCTTGCATTATTACTTCAGTGAGTTTGACAGAATACTTCAGCTTCTTTTAGTTGCTACTCTTTATTGTACTGTGAAGTGCTTTAAACTCCATGTGTAACTGAAATAGTATATGCATAATCTGTAAGCTCAAGGGTAGTGttataaatgaaataatattaATATCTCCTCCTTTTGTTTAATTCAATGCTTTCGGATAAAACAAAGAATCTAGGCACATAGattctcctattttttttttcgttTTTCACTTTCAGCAAGTTATTTGTAACTGTCACAAAATGAGAACTTGGCAAGTGTGAGATATTTCCTCGGTAAAGGTTTCATAATGTTAAAACATTCACAGCTCAAATCATCTCTGCTGCATATAGTTCTCAGGAGGCAGTCCTTCTGGGAtagtttgaaaaaaatccagagttCAGTTTTCGAAATGAATCTGGTTTTGATTCATGAGACTTGCTCTAACTTAAACAGATTATATATAAtagcttaaaaatgaaaattttgtctgagtttttttaaatattgggACATACCTGCTGTAATCTTTAGATCAAATGGCTGCTTATGAAGTGAGGTGTATGTGATTAGCCTTAGTTGATCTCTTGTTGAGTTGAAAACCAAGTGCAAGCCAGTAGTCTACTCTGAACTTCTCTAATTACAGAACAAAACCGATAATTGATTTGAATTTACTCTTTAAACAcactttttaaatgctttctcCCCACTGCCTCATGTCTTGATAAGCTTCTGAGTGCAAAGTTATAAGAAAGGCCAAAACTAActcttttaatgtattttaatttggaCTCATTTTCATGCTTTTAGGATCTCTAATTTCATGACtgtgtcattctttttttttttccccatgaaaaaTCTTCTTTTCACTCCATACCCTGAAAAAGGGCAAATCATACACGAGCTGcgattcttttttcttttcttctcactgTACAACACTTTTCTTCCAACACTCAGATTCTACTTAAAAGGCTagttatttctgttctttggatttttttgcaatgctccctcctcctctgtgTAATTGGGAACTTTCTGAACAGGAGTAAACTTGTTTTCCTATTATCTCTGTAAAGTGAGGATGGATTATTCTCATTTTAGAGAACCGAGGTATAAAATGAAGGTGCTTAAAGTGAGAACctagaaacactttttttccaaagtagGTGCTATTATGTAATACTTCATATGTTTAAAACACAGTTGCCATTTTAGATGCGTCTCTGACAATCTCTTGATTTGCAACTCCAGTTGATTGGACTAGGATGTATTGAGTTTGGCACCCGGAAAATAAGAATTCCAGGTAGTAACTACTCATGCAAACTTGGCTTAGGTAACTTCATGAAGTATCATGTAATGACTGTTTGTCAAAAGCAAGAATACAAGCAttagtttttttgcttttcagagtaGCATTTCAGCTTCAGGTTGAAACCAGCTTATCTTTTGGTTTCTGCAGAAATGAGGCAGCATCAGGTGATGGCATCATATCACATTTCCTGATGTGTCACCAAAGTATGTATAGTCTATACTGAAGCAGGGATCCTGGGAGAAACTATCATGTGGTCTTATCATTAATATATCATAAAGATATATGAGAGAAAGGTGAAATAAGACTGCATCAACAGGAAGTGCTAGAATTTAAGACTTGCATGTGCTAGAGTTTGCAGctttaaaatggtttttttcataATGTGTGGGATCTTCTAaaacttaaataaaaataaaaccacacaaaacaaactcaaattGGAAAAAACCCAGTCATTCTGTGGCTTTGCCACTTAAGTAGATGCAAAATACTGAGATTGTTTTCCAgaccttttcctctcaaagaaacataaggggggtggggggaggaatCAAAGATATTAACCCATGAAAGATACTGTCTCAAACTATTAAGAGGGCTTACAAACACTGTTGCTGGGATCTTTATAGTAGGAAGATTCAGAGCATATTAATTGATGCTATTAATGTCATCTGTAATGAATGTTATCCTGCAAGTTATTTTATGACATGTTATTTCCGTAGAGACATATTGTTGATCTTGCTATAGTTGGCCTTACTGCACTAGAAGTTCTTATAATCTCTATTTCTTTCTCATAAGCTTTGCTCAATAGAGGTAACGTGTGAATCAGCAAGTGTGATGGCAGCAACTCTGGCTAATGGTGGCTTTTGCCCAATCACTGGTGAAAGAGTGCTGAGTCCTGAAGCAGTCCGGAATACCTTGAGTTTAATGCATTCCTGTGGCATGTATGACTTTTCAGGGCAGTTTGCCTTCCATGTAAGTAGGGTTTGGATATTAATTATATCTGATGGGAAGATTAATCTGTGCTATTGTTTTCCATGTGCCAGGGCTTGCTCGCTTCTAGGGGAAAGGAGACGGTGCTACAtagtttagaaaatgaaaataccaTATGAACAAATATTACCTAGGATTTGTGGCACTGCTAGTACAACATACCTTAAAGCACTTATTGTTCTCTGCTACTTTATATTTGGGAATACTTTTCATGTAAAAACATCAATACTGTTCCTTAAGAAAGGTGATTTGTGAGAGAAACATTGTGATGCAAATATAACTCGAAACAGTGTAACTGAAATCCTGCTAGGTAGGAGCAAAGGATAGCAGAAAGTCTTTGCACACAGTTGCTTTTTCCGCACTAACTCAGACTTATGAATTTTGGGGGCTGTCAAACAATATTTGTACCCATGCTTCTATTTTACGTCAGTATTTTTCTTATGCGTAAGTATTTCAAGATATACTGCAtcttattttggttttcaggATTTTGTTTTGAGTGGTTTTAGTTTTCCCTTATTGCATAGATGTAAAATTGATTGTGGTGCTTTGTGTGACCTAGAAGACATGTGATATGTTAGTTccaactggaaaaaaagcaatatgCTTATCCAGATTGTAAATAAGTGGGTGATTGTATGATTTCATGGACAGactcttctattttctttttttttttttctttaccttttccaGTAAAGACtagtatttttaatgtatatagCTTTGTACTACTACTGCTACCTTGATGCAAACTGTTCATGACATGCTTGTGTACTACTGCTTAGCCATAATTGCTTTTTTGTCATAgatttaaattatctttttcaTTGTACTAGTGACTCTATGTTTTTGAGACAAataattctgtgactctgtacCTCAGACTGCCACGAACGGTGCTTCAGGTTATTGTCTATCTAAAAAGAGATCAGTAATAATGCTTTCCCAGCTTAAAGTACTTTGCAGATCTACATTCTTCAAGTGCTGCACAATCATCTTCAGTAAAACGCTAATGCATTGTGTTCCAACAATGAGGAAGGTTTGCAGATGATAGTAATTCTCTAATTATTCTGTAGGTTGGTCTTCCTGCAAAATCTGGAGTTGCTGGTGGAATTCTTCTGGTTGTTCCTAATGTCATGGGCTTGATGTGCTGGTCACCTCCTTTGGACAAGATGGGCAACAGTGTTAAAGGAATTCACTTCTGTCATGTAAGCAGCATTGCATTTAGTGgagttcttttgttttttgcCTATTGTAGCTGATGTTTACTGAGCTTCAGTTGGTCTAGTTGAGATGCAAGTTAATTACATAATGACTTGTTGCTCTTCTATACATAGCACATTTTATCTGATCCAAGAGTGAAAGTCCAAGAAGagacatttgtatttttagGAATAAATAATACTTTAGTTCTGTGAGCATTAAGCACAATGCCAGAAATACTGGAGAAATTTCTTGTGAAAGAGCTTTCAAAAGGAGCATTCATGAAGTAatgaaagagctggtctcttgAATACTGCACTAGCAGCTGTAGAGCTCTATAAGTagacttcttttcttctctagttataaagaaaactattttgaaAACGTTGGAAATGCAACTCCAATGTGATGTCattacaattaaaaatgttCTAATAAAGTGTTgtggtgtatttttttaagctgatatttttaaacaatctgACATAAAACACGTTGTCATAGATTGGAGACAGTTGTTGAACAAGCTCATCCTAGCTTTGTCTCTTCCTTTTGAAAGGATTGTGGACAGTCTGTTGATAGCAGTGTTAGAAGCAGGAGGGATTTCGTAGAGTACTTTGTAATGGTTAATAAGGATGCTTTGTAAAAAAGGAGGATGAAAAAAACattgtcttccttttttattttctccctaaTCCAACCGTGTAATATTGATTAAGTAATTATAAATGGGGGGGGAAAGGTCTCAAAGAAGAGAATAGTAGCCTATCTAGAGTACCATAGGAAAAGTATGGTTATTGGTAATGCTTTGGAAGCTGAAGGCATAATTAGGCTCTTCTCTTTTTGCACCTCCctcacactttttttcttacagtagTGATGACAATTAAGATGCAGTATTAGTAGTTTGGATGGACTTCAGTTCCTTGGGAGAACTGACCCGTTTTAACTTAGCTTATCAACAACAGCATGCAGTTTACAGTTTGCAAGCATTTAGTTCATGTGgatgagcagcagctgaaactTTCTGTGCTTCTATTTATCTAACATCTGTGCAGCCATAAATTAAGAGTGCTAAGAGATTATTAATTCTACTTTAAACATTTGAAATTTTCATATGAAACAGTCTTTATAATTTAATTATAAAATAACAGAACAATAGGTAAGTGAAGAATTGACTGCATTTATTCTGTATTACATGGAGACCTAAAAGCTGCTGGGTGATCATGCTGCACACGTAACAGGAATGTAACATTCacttttagaaataaaacagcATAGCAAAGTTCTGTGAATTCATGTTGTAACTCAAACTGAATTAAAATCCATTACGTGACACATTGTCATGTTTAATCCTTTTGGCTGAAGTTTTATGTACTAGACTAGGGTATGATTTAAAACAGTGGTAATATTATTGtattattttatgtatttgacTATCATAATCAAATAATAACACATGTTCTCTAAATATTTTCAGGATCTGGTTTCTTTGTGCAATTTCCATAACTATGATAATTTGAGACACTTTGCAAAAAAGCTTGATCCTCGCAGAGAAGGTGGTGATCAGCGGGTAAGTTGATGTATGTGTAGTGAATATTGCTTGTAGGCATCAGAAGATATACCTAAGGTTCTTTTCTAAATGCAAAAACTGCTCAATGACATGGATTGCATCAAAGGTTTCAGATAAACTAAGTTAGTTAACATTGCTAGTGGACACTTAACCTGGGTGGACCACACTATCACAGGCTCTTATATAGCAGAATATATTAGTTTTGTAACTCTTATTTCATGCAGCTCATCTCCCTTGCTAGACTAAGTATATGGTAT
Protein-coding sequences here:
- the GLS gene encoding glutaminase kidney isoform, mitochondrial isoform X4; the encoded protein is MEYFDNCNSSMKLQGANNAEKFDYVMQFMNKMAGNEYVGFSNATFQSERESGDRNFAIGYYLKEKKCFPEGTDMVAILDFYFQLCSIEVTCESASVMAATLANGGFCPITGERVLSPEAVRNTLSLMHSCGMYDFSGQFAFHVGLPAKSGVAGGILLVVPNVMGLMCWSPPLDKMGNSVKGIHFCHDLVSLCNFHNYDNLRHFAKKLDPRREGGDQRVKSVINLLFAAYTGDVSALRRFALSGMDMEQRDYDSRTALHVAAAEGHVDVVKFLLEACKVNPFPKDRWNNTPMDEALHFGHHDVFKILQEYQVQYTPSEDSNNGKENRTVHKNLDGLL